Proteins from one Salvelinus sp. IW2-2015 linkage group LG32, ASM291031v2, whole genome shotgun sequence genomic window:
- the coa1 gene encoding cytochrome c oxidase assembly factor 1 homolog, with translation MRVSTSKLQQMAIYTTLLTGAGCGTMYYLLQKNFSRSDYHRLALEQLKANQTAMDSLGAPPLKVHNIHLSDRHNRVEPYTAEIKIPVTGSKDGGYLYTSSVRDPQTLGWNLTQAVLQLREGQRIDLLTFTPPPNKTEGLETGNWSS, from the exons ATGAGGGTCTCCACAAGCAAACTTCAGCAGATGGCCATCTACACCACCTTGTTGACTGGTGCTGGCTGCGGCACAATGTATTACCTTCTGCAAA AGAACTTCTCGCGGTCGGACTACCACCGTCTAGCCCTGGAGCAGCTGAAAGCCAACCAGACAGCCATGGACAGTCTGGGAGCACCACCCCTGAAGGTCCACAACATCCACCTGTCTGACCGACACAACCGGGTGGAACCTTACACTGCTGAG ATCAAAATCCCAGTGACAGGATCTAAAGATGGTGGCTACCTCTACACATCCTCAGTAAGAGACCCCCAAACACTTGG GTGGAATTTAACGCAGGCAGTGCTGCAGCTTAGAGAGGGTCAGCGTATTGACCTTCTCACCTTCACACCACCGCCAAATAAGACAGAAGGACTTGAGACAGGCAACTGGTCCTCCTGA